Proteins from one Thermotoga sp. SG1 genomic window:
- the lepB gene encoding signal peptidase I — protein sequence MNFKKESVEWIKALLYALVAATIVRLYIFETMLVPTGSMIPTIQIGDRLFVEKITYTVREPQIGEIVVFWSPFVDERASHMLRLFDKFMDLFSPAKFRGHVKYVKRLVGKGGDVLEIKDGKLYVNGKIPEALKDRYYEPEGIFKYEDFYEWLYTASKLRKDKEAYRNFIYELAREHGRTAAVLVFSLIGEEGLKYDEPFLPGLLNYFDPSMVYYDEKTQTYYIPGMIYHEFYEEYYSKLDLKKYIEKTEDGTVRIRVPEGFYFLMGDNTKESLDCRYFGFVPKDHIIGWPILRIWPFERFGPIQKY from the coding sequence ATGAACTTCAAAAAAGAATCCGTAGAATGGATCAAAGCGTTGCTCTATGCACTTGTTGCTGCAACGATCGTGAGACTCTACATATTCGAGACCATGCTGGTACCAACGGGCTCGATGATCCCAACGATCCAGATTGGGGATCGTCTCTTCGTGGAGAAGATCACCTACACCGTTCGAGAACCTCAAATAGGAGAAATCGTTGTGTTCTGGTCACCCTTTGTTGACGAGCGTGCAAGTCACATGCTTCGTCTCTTTGACAAATTCATGGATCTCTTTTCTCCGGCGAAGTTCAGAGGCCACGTCAAGTACGTGAAGCGCCTGGTCGGAAAAGGTGGAGATGTTCTGGAGATAAAGGACGGAAAACTCTACGTAAACGGAAAAATTCCTGAAGCCCTGAAAGACAGATACTACGAGCCAGAAGGGATTTTCAAGTACGAGGATTTCTATGAGTGGCTCTACACCGCAAGCAAATTGAGAAAGGACAAAGAAGCATACAGGAATTTCATATACGAACTTGCAAGAGAACACGGAAGGACAGCGGCTGTGCTGGTGTTTTCCCTCATCGGGGAGGAAGGCTTGAAGTACGATGAACCGTTCCTCCCCGGTTTGCTGAACTACTTCGATCCTTCGATGGTTTACTACGACGAGAAAACCCAGACCTACTACATTCCAGGAATGATCTACCATGAGTTCTACGAGGAGTACTATTCCAAGCTGGACCTCAAGAAATACATCGAGAAAACAGAAGACGGTACGGTGAGGATAAGAGTCCCGGAAGGTTTCTACTTTTTGATGGGTGACAACACGAAAGAGAGTCTGGACTGCAGATACTTCGGTTTTGTTCCAAAAGATCACATCATTGGCTGGCCCATCTTGAGAATCTGGCCGTTTGAGAGGTTTGGGCCCATTCAAAAGTACTGA
- a CDS encoding acylphosphatase, giving the protein MKALKIRIEGIVQGVGFRYFTRRIARTLGIKGYVMNMDDGSVFIHAEGEEEKLRRFLDEVSKGPPAAVVTNVSVEETSPEGYEDFTIRYY; this is encoded by the coding sequence ATGAAAGCACTGAAAATAAGAATTGAAGGGATCGTACAGGGAGTTGGATTCCGGTACTTTACCAGAAGGATCGCCAGAACCCTTGGTATAAAGGGCTATGTGATGAACATGGACGATGGATCCGTCTTCATCCATGCCGAAGGTGAGGAAGAAAAACTTCGCCGGTTCCTGGATGAGGTATCAAAAGGACCTCCGGCGGCCGTTGTAACGAATGTGAGTGTTGAAGAAACCTCTCCAGAGGGATACGAGGACTTCACGATCAGATATTATTAA
- a CDS encoding PQQ-binding-like beta-propeller repeat protein — MWKIFVLFSAVLATLSFSIQLMLIHDNVASLMTVEEEEMKDISSFTLPFSPSKGIVISNKAYFVSGKELMEYDLEREEIVRKAQMWVEDLRWSENNLLILSKRKIFLLDPITFNYTAIDLSEDPVDVETFEGELIVSYGKYVSLVKNREEIWKIEAPSAVVDISVNVKRKALAGITKDGTLFLADLENTLAPKIVFFTRVENAKNVEWLENFLFVSSGNRIIIMNAGKMNAPEVVKEYNVGVSSFVKADGSIFFTSGNILYRMDSTLSMKRLGVAQRVFLVLSPEKRVITAGELLWKRNLDSEVRASPAVTDTLVLVADVEGVVHAMSLNGARLWEYRTGFVVTAPPKVYLDRVYVTSWDNFLYAISENGNLVWKVELESDVSKPFEVNPYGVYLAIDGGRVYLIDHNSETLWQFKDDEWVSTGVTVDEKGAVYFGTLKNLYSLYPNGSLKWKTKTGYLLTTKPVVVGKYVFAASSSGWLFCFDRSSGSVIWKKELPLTLNSALSVYKDLLIINGSDGIYLVDLQGNVKNIVFAESPSPVAVSKEGVLFFVSNGTLFSYTIDGQKRWERKVGETISEPAVGEERVIVATRDGTVYCFFDSVHP; from the coding sequence ATGTGGAAGATTTTTGTCCTTTTCTCTGCTGTACTGGCAACACTTTCTTTCTCCATCCAGTTGATGTTGATCCATGATAACGTGGCATCTTTGATGACGGTCGAGGAAGAAGAGATGAAAGATATCTCCAGTTTCACACTCCCTTTTTCACCATCAAAGGGTATCGTGATCTCGAACAAGGCCTACTTTGTGAGTGGAAAAGAACTGATGGAGTACGATCTGGAAAGAGAAGAGATCGTCAGAAAGGCCCAGATGTGGGTGGAGGATCTGAGATGGAGTGAAAACAATCTTTTGATTCTCTCCAAAAGGAAGATCTTTCTGCTGGATCCCATCACGTTCAACTACACTGCCATAGATCTGTCTGAAGATCCGGTGGATGTTGAGACATTTGAAGGCGAACTGATCGTGAGTTACGGAAAGTACGTCTCCCTTGTGAAAAACAGAGAGGAAATCTGGAAGATAGAAGCACCTTCTGCTGTTGTCGATATCTCCGTGAACGTAAAAAGGAAGGCACTCGCTGGAATCACGAAAGATGGAACTCTATTTCTCGCCGACCTGGAAAACACCCTTGCACCGAAGATAGTGTTCTTCACCAGAGTTGAAAATGCAAAAAATGTGGAGTGGCTGGAAAACTTCCTTTTTGTTTCTTCTGGGAACAGAATAATCATCATGAACGCCGGAAAGATGAACGCCCCAGAAGTGGTCAAAGAATACAACGTCGGAGTCTCTTCGTTTGTGAAGGCAGATGGATCGATCTTTTTCACCTCGGGAAATATCCTCTACAGAATGGATTCAACGCTTTCGATGAAAAGACTGGGTGTGGCTCAGCGGGTGTTTCTGGTCCTTTCACCCGAGAAAAGGGTGATCACGGCGGGTGAACTTCTCTGGAAGAGGAATCTGGATTCCGAGGTGAGAGCATCTCCTGCCGTCACCGACACACTCGTTCTTGTGGCGGATGTCGAAGGAGTTGTGCACGCCATGTCACTGAACGGAGCAAGATTGTGGGAATACAGGACGGGCTTTGTGGTAACAGCACCTCCGAAGGTTTATCTGGATAGAGTCTACGTGACGAGCTGGGACAACTTCCTGTACGCAATCTCAGAGAATGGGAATCTGGTCTGGAAAGTAGAACTGGAATCGGACGTCTCAAAGCCGTTCGAGGTGAATCCGTATGGAGTCTATCTTGCAATCGATGGAGGAAGGGTGTATCTGATCGATCACAACTCTGAAACACTCTGGCAGTTCAAGGATGACGAATGGGTGTCCACGGGGGTCACCGTTGACGAAAAAGGCGCCGTCTATTTTGGGACATTGAAAAATCTCTACTCTCTCTACCCGAACGGTTCCTTAAAATGGAAAACGAAGACTGGATACCTTCTGACGACAAAACCCGTTGTTGTTGGAAAATACGTATTTGCCGCAAGCAGCTCCGGATGGCTGTTCTGCTTTGACAGATCAAGCGGAAGTGTGATCTGGAAGAAGGAACTTCCCCTGACCCTCAACTCTGCTCTTTCCGTTTATAAAGATCTTCTGATCATAAACGGCAGCGACGGGATATACCTTGTTGACCTTCAGGGCAATGTGAAGAATATTGTCTTCGCAGAGTCTCCATCCCCTGTTGCCGTTTCAAAGGAAGGGGTACTGTTCTTTGTCTCAAACGGAACTCTCTTTTCCTACACGATCGATGGTCAGAAAAGATGGGAAAGAAAAGTGGGGGAAACCATCTCTGAGCCAGCCGTTGGAGAAGAACGTGTGATCGTTGCCACACGGGATGGGACCGTCTATTGCTTTTTCGACTCGGTTCACCCGTGA
- the rplS gene encoding 50S ribosomal protein L19 produces MDNLVRIIEKKYEKKEIPDFRPGDTVRVHVKVIEGDRERTQVFEGIVIAKRGSGINKTFTVRRIGSHGVGVERIFPIHSPVVEKIEVVRKGKVRRAKLYYLRDVKGKIRIKERRD; encoded by the coding sequence ATGGATAATCTTGTAAGAATCATCGAAAAAAAGTATGAAAAGAAGGAAATCCCGGATTTTAGGCCGGGTGACACGGTAAGAGTACATGTGAAAGTGATCGAAGGTGATAGAGAGAGAACACAGGTTTTCGAAGGAATCGTTATTGCCAAGAGGGGATCTGGAATAAACAAAACGTTCACCGTGAGAAGAATAGGAAGCCACGGTGTTGGAGTGGAAAGGATATTCCCGATTCACTCACCCGTTGTAGAAAAGATAGAGGTCGTGAGAAAGGGTAAGGTGAGAAGAGCCAAACTTTACTACCTCAGAGACGTCAAGGGTAAGATCAGGATCAAGGAGCGCAGGGATTGA
- a CDS encoding KH domain-containing protein, translated as MKELVEKILRGIVKHPEEVVVVEFDEEGKKVYEIVVNEEDVGQVIGKDGRTIKSLKILLSALLGDSKEITIRVVR; from the coding sequence ATGAAAGAACTCGTTGAGAAGATCCTTCGGGGGATAGTGAAACATCCCGAGGAAGTGGTGGTTGTTGAGTTCGACGAAGAAGGGAAAAAGGTGTACGAGATAGTGGTGAACGAAGAAGACGTTGGACAGGTCATAGGAAAAGATGGAAGGACCATAAAGTCTTTGAAGATTCTGCTGAGTGCTCTCCTGGGTGACTCCAAGGAGATCACCATCAGGGTGGTCAGGTGA
- the ffh gene encoding signal recognition particle protein, which translates to MFENLQEKLSRVFKNLSGRGKITEKNVKDAVREVKLSLLEADVNYKVVKEFVDHVLQKALGEEVLKSLTPDQQFIKIVRDELIKIMGEKNEPLRLIHRPAPIMMVGLQGSGKTTTCAKLAKLLKKEGRNPLLVAADLYRPAAVDQLVKLGNQIGVNVVHDYNKSPVEIVKEGIQEAERTGKDVLIVDTAGRLHIDEDMMRELEEIKAILNPDEILLVVDAMMGQDAVNTAKVFDEKLDLTGFVVTKMDGDARGGVILSIKYVTGKPVKFIGTSEKLDGLEPFHPDRIANRILGMGDVLSLIEKVEKELDQEKMKKSAEKFLRAEFTLEDFKEQLQEMKKLGPLSSILEMLPGAPKVDVEMSEKELKKIEAIINSMTIEERRNPRIIDASRKRRIARGSGTTVQDVNKLLKSYEQMKVLMKRMKKGKFKIPFGF; encoded by the coding sequence ATGTTCGAAAATCTTCAGGAAAAACTCTCTCGAGTTTTCAAAAATCTTTCCGGACGCGGAAAGATAACAGAGAAAAACGTGAAAGATGCCGTCAGGGAAGTGAAACTTTCCCTGCTGGAGGCCGATGTCAACTACAAGGTTGTGAAGGAGTTCGTCGATCATGTTTTACAGAAGGCACTCGGTGAAGAGGTTCTCAAGAGCCTGACACCGGATCAGCAATTCATAAAGATCGTAAGGGACGAACTGATCAAGATAATGGGCGAAAAGAACGAACCTCTGAGATTGATTCACAGACCCGCTCCCATAATGATGGTAGGACTTCAGGGTAGCGGAAAAACCACAACATGTGCAAAACTCGCAAAACTTCTCAAGAAAGAAGGGAGAAACCCTTTGCTCGTTGCGGCCGACCTTTACAGGCCTGCGGCAGTGGATCAGCTCGTGAAACTCGGAAACCAGATAGGGGTGAACGTGGTCCACGATTACAACAAGTCACCCGTTGAGATAGTAAAAGAAGGCATTCAGGAGGCAGAAAGAACGGGAAAAGACGTTCTCATAGTCGATACAGCGGGGCGTCTTCACATAGATGAGGATATGATGAGAGAACTTGAGGAGATAAAGGCCATTCTCAACCCCGATGAGATTCTGCTCGTTGTGGATGCGATGATGGGGCAGGATGCGGTCAACACTGCGAAAGTCTTCGATGAAAAACTCGACCTTACAGGGTTTGTTGTGACGAAGATGGACGGGGACGCAAGGGGCGGAGTGATTCTATCCATAAAGTACGTAACAGGAAAGCCTGTCAAATTCATAGGAACGAGCGAAAAACTCGACGGGCTGGAACCCTTCCACCCAGACAGGATCGCAAACAGAATTCTCGGCATGGGAGACGTTCTTTCCCTGATCGAGAAGGTAGAAAAAGAGCTCGACCAGGAAAAGATGAAAAAGAGTGCCGAAAAGTTTTTAAGGGCAGAATTCACTCTAGAAGACTTCAAAGAACAGCTTCAGGAGATGAAAAAATTGGGACCACTCTCTTCCATCCTTGAGATGCTCCCGGGTGCTCCTAAGGTGGATGTCGAAATGAGCGAAAAAGAACTGAAAAAGATAGAAGCCATCATAAATTCTATGACCATAGAAGAGAGGAGAAACCCCCGGATAATAGATGCAAGCAGAAAAAGAAGGATCGCCCGCGGAAGCGGCACCACCGTTCAAGATGTAAACAAACTTCTCAAGAGCTATGAGCAGATGAAGGTCCTCATGAAGAGAATGAAGAAAGGGAAATTCAAAATACCATTTGGGTTCTGA
- a CDS encoding TlyA family RNA methyltransferase, protein MADKKRLDLLVLEKGLVESREKAKALILAGKILVNGERVTKASKLVPVDSHLEVLEEPRYVSRGGYKLESAFERFKINVAGKVACDIGASTGGFTDFLLKNGARKVFAVDVGYGQLHWKLRNDPRVVVMERVNARYLKWQDLGEKVDIVTCDVSFISVKKILPAIYDILKDQGDAVVLVKPQFEAPREFVKKGIVKDPEVHVKVLMDVQKSLTENGFVVKDCCFSKIKGVEGNIEFFFWVGKEGKNQNVDFQRVVEEAWKFFGEMKS, encoded by the coding sequence ATGGCTGATAAGAAGAGACTAGATCTACTCGTTCTGGAAAAAGGTCTTGTGGAAAGTCGTGAAAAGGCAAAGGCTCTGATTCTGGCAGGAAAGATACTGGTGAACGGCGAGAGAGTAACAAAAGCAAGCAAACTCGTTCCGGTGGACTCGCACCTGGAAGTTCTGGAAGAGCCAAGGTACGTGAGCAGAGGAGGATACAAACTCGAATCTGCGTTCGAACGATTCAAAATAAACGTCGCGGGAAAGGTCGCATGTGACATAGGTGCTTCCACCGGTGGCTTCACTGACTTTCTCCTGAAAAACGGCGCCCGGAAGGTCTTTGCGGTTGACGTGGGATACGGCCAGCTCCATTGGAAGTTGAGAAACGATCCGAGAGTGGTAGTGATGGAGAGGGTGAACGCCAGATATTTGAAATGGCAGGATCTGGGAGAAAAGGTTGACATCGTCACCTGTGATGTTTCGTTCATATCGGTGAAGAAGATCCTCCCTGCTATCTACGATATCTTGAAGGACCAGGGTGATGCGGTCGTACTGGTGAAGCCCCAGTTTGAAGCGCCAAGAGAGTTCGTGAAAAAGGGAATCGTGAAGGATCCTGAGGTCCATGTGAAAGTGTTGATGGATGTACAGAAAAGCCTGACAGAGAACGGGTTTGTGGTGAAGGACTGCTGTTTTTCCAAAATAAAGGGAGTGGAGGGTAACATAGAGTTTTTCTTCTGGGTGGGAAAAGAGGGGAAGAATCAAAACGTGGATTTCCAGAGAGTGGTGGAAGAGGCCTGGAAGTTCTTCGGGGAGATGAAATCGTGA
- a CDS encoding RNA methyltransferase — MLEKVYVALIHYPIMGKDGSIISTAVTNLDVHDIARTARTYDLKGYYIVTNLKAQQDMVYKMLKFWREGFGSRYNPSRAESLKLVKLKPYLEDVLEDIEKIEGEKPLIFFTSAKKRENDISFEEGRRIIMETDRPVLILFGTGWGLPDEILVISDYILEPVRAGADFNHLSVRAAAAIIIDRLIGENYVRRD, encoded by the coding sequence GTGTTAGAGAAGGTGTACGTGGCTCTCATCCATTACCCCATAATGGGAAAGGATGGTAGTATCATATCGACTGCTGTGACAAATCTCGACGTTCATGACATAGCAAGAACCGCAAGAACGTACGATTTGAAGGGTTACTACATAGTCACCAATCTCAAAGCTCAGCAGGATATGGTCTACAAGATGCTGAAGTTCTGGAGAGAAGGTTTTGGGAGTCGATACAATCCATCCCGAGCCGAATCCCTGAAGCTAGTTAAGCTGAAACCCTATTTGGAAGATGTTTTGGAAGATATAGAGAAGATCGAAGGAGAAAAACCTCTGATATTCTTTACCTCCGCAAAGAAGCGAGAGAATGACATATCTTTTGAGGAAGGAAGAAGGATCATAATGGAAACAGATCGACCTGTCCTCATACTCTTTGGTACAGGCTGGGGGCTTCCTGATGAAATTCTTGTGATCTCAGATTATATCCTTGAGCCTGTGAGGGCAGGGGCGGATTTCAATCATCTGTCCGTCAGGGCGGCAGCGGCTATAATAATCGATAGACTGATAGGAGAAAATTACGTGAGGAGGGATTGA
- a CDS encoding mechanosensitive ion channel family protein: MLTRLILTAITVAVSYLIFKWLFKLIEKSVEKLGKELQMRNTIRFFLGLIIAVMAIMVVLDIWDLNLAPMLAGVGIGGLVVGLALQEPLSNFFSGIFLLVSRAVKEGEALEVGGVSGTVEVVNLNHTVIRTWDGKRVMIPNRSVWNDKIIHFWPSSVRRQEITVGVPYSADLRKVVEIFQKALEDEETVEKDPAPAIVFSGFNNSSIDFIIRFWVNRDNFFEGVKRLAFRIKDYLEKEGIYIPFPQLDVHFDEEFLRAWKYESTENKN, encoded by the coding sequence TTGCTAACGAGACTTATTCTCACAGCGATCACCGTCGCCGTATCGTATTTGATTTTCAAGTGGCTCTTCAAACTCATCGAAAAAAGCGTCGAAAAACTGGGAAAAGAGCTCCAGATGAGAAACACCATCAGGTTCTTTCTTGGTCTCATCATAGCCGTGATGGCCATCATGGTTGTTCTTGACATCTGGGATCTCAACCTTGCCCCCATGCTGGCGGGTGTGGGAATAGGAGGACTCGTTGTTGGTCTGGCACTTCAGGAGCCGCTTTCCAATTTCTTCTCCGGGATTTTCCTGCTCGTTTCCCGGGCGGTGAAGGAAGGAGAGGCACTGGAAGTGGGAGGGGTTTCTGGAACCGTCGAGGTGGTGAACCTGAACCACACGGTAATCAGAACGTGGGACGGAAAAAGGGTGATGATTCCAAACAGATCCGTCTGGAACGACAAGATCATTCATTTTTGGCCTTCCAGTGTGAGAAGACAGGAGATCACAGTGGGAGTTCCGTACTCTGCGGATCTCAGAAAGGTTGTGGAAATTTTTCAGAAGGCTCTTGAGGACGAAGAGACGGTGGAAAAGGATCCTGCACCTGCGATCGTTTTCTCTGGATTCAACAACTCTTCCATAGATTTCATAATCAGGTTCTGGGTGAATCGTGATAACTTCTTCGAGGGTGTAAAGAGGCTTGCTTTCAGGATAAAGGATTATTTGGAAAAAGAAGGAATCTACATACCCTTCCCGCAACTCGATGTACATTTCGACGAAGAGTTCCTGAGGGCGTGGAAATATGAAAGCACTGAAAATAAGAATTGA
- the rpsP gene encoding 30S ribosomal protein S16 yields MVRIRLTRMGKRKQPFYRIVVVDSRKRRDGAYIESLGYYNPLKEGEIKLDVEKAVDWILKGAQPSDTVRDIFRKFGVMKRVHEIKYGKKEEATSE; encoded by the coding sequence GTGGTCAGGATAAGACTCACGAGAATGGGAAAGAGGAAGCAGCCCTTTTACAGAATAGTGGTTGTGGACAGCAGAAAGAGAAGAGACGGTGCCTACATTGAATCGCTCGGTTACTACAATCCTCTGAAAGAGGGAGAGATAAAGCTCGATGTCGAGAAGGCTGTGGACTGGATATTGAAGGGAGCCCAGCCAAGTGACACCGTGAGGGATATCTTCAGAAAGTTCGGCGTTATGAAGAGGGTACATGAAATAAAGTACGGAAAGAAGGAGGAGGCAACCTCTGAATGA
- the rimM gene encoding ribosome maturation factor RimM (Essential for efficient processing of 16S rRNA) codes for MIKTVQDLINERIAVGKVVNTHGLKGEVKFFPYTNSEEIVKNLSSVVLYNREKKVFYNLSVESVRRMNKLFLIKFETIDTVEAAEKIKGCEVFIKYEELPPLQNDEYYFYEILGCEVYYESGECVGKVVDIIETGSNDVLVVKKKNRETLIPMIKDCVVEIKKPEKKIVVKELEWI; via the coding sequence ATGATAAAGACCGTTCAGGACCTGATCAACGAAAGAATTGCCGTTGGAAAGGTTGTCAACACACATGGATTGAAGGGAGAGGTTAAGTTCTTCCCTTACACGAACTCGGAAGAGATTGTGAAGAACCTCTCCAGCGTCGTGCTTTACAACAGAGAAAAGAAGGTCTTCTACAACCTTTCCGTTGAGTCCGTGAGGAGGATGAACAAGCTTTTCCTGATCAAATTCGAAACGATCGACACAGTGGAGGCAGCAGAGAAGATAAAAGGGTGTGAAGTCTTCATAAAGTACGAGGAACTACCTCCCCTTCAAAACGATGAATACTACTTCTACGAAATACTGGGATGCGAGGTTTACTACGAATCCGGAGAGTGTGTTGGAAAGGTCGTCGACATAATCGAAACAGGATCGAACGATGTCCTCGTGGTCAAGAAGAAGAACAGGGAAACACTGATTCCCATGATAAAAGACTGTGTCGTTGAAATCAAAAAGCCTGAGAAAAAGATCGTGGTTAAGGAACTGGAGTGGATTTGA
- the trmD gene encoding tRNA (guanosine(37)-N1)-methyltransferase TrmD → MRITIVTIFPEMVEVVKKYGVIARAVERGIVEINVENLRDYTTDRHRTVDDYQYGGGYGMVMKPEPFFRFYENYVEKHGKPYVILTSPQGRIFNYKIAEELSKKDDIVIFCGRYEGIDERVMSIVDDEISIGDYILTGGELPAMVITDAIVRLVPGVVERESVERESFHQGFLDHPVYTRPYEYRGMKVPEVLLSGDHQKVELWRRKESIKKTIMKRPDLFLSKELDELDKLAIIELFRELMEKC, encoded by the coding sequence ATGAGAATCACCATAGTGACCATATTTCCGGAAATGGTCGAGGTTGTGAAGAAATACGGTGTCATCGCCCGTGCGGTTGAAAGAGGTATTGTGGAAATAAACGTGGAAAATCTGAGGGACTACACCACCGACAGGCACAGAACGGTGGATGACTATCAGTACGGCGGCGGATACGGTATGGTCATGAAGCCCGAGCCATTCTTCAGATTCTACGAAAACTATGTTGAAAAACACGGAAAACCGTACGTGATCTTAACAAGTCCTCAGGGCAGGATTTTCAACTACAAGATAGCCGAGGAACTTTCGAAGAAAGATGACATTGTGATATTCTGCGGTAGGTACGAAGGAATAGACGAGAGAGTGATGAGCATTGTCGATGACGAGATATCCATAGGTGACTACATCCTCACCGGTGGAGAGCTTCCGGCGATGGTGATAACGGATGCCATTGTGAGACTTGTACCCGGTGTTGTGGAAAGGGAATCCGTGGAGAGGGAGTCGTTCCATCAAGGGTTCCTTGATCATCCCGTCTACACCAGGCCGTACGAGTACAGGGGCATGAAGGTTCCCGAAGTACTGCTCTCCGGAGATCACCAGAAGGTGGAGTTGTGGAGAAGGAAAGAAAGCATCAAAAAAACCATAATGAAAAGACCGGATCTTTTTCTTTCAAAAGAACTGGACGAACTCGATAAACTGGCTATAATAGAGTTGTTCAGGGAGTTGATGGAGAAGTGTTAG
- the truA gene encoding tRNA pseudouridine(38-40) synthase TruA, which yields MRRVAAIVEYDGSNFFGYQGQPDVRTVQGVIEDALERIFKQRIYTQAAGRTDAGVHANGQLIAFNCPNDRMTTEDIKNAMNANLPDDVYVKKVFEVPENFHPRFDVKKRIYHYFIHTSREKNVFLRKYVWWFPYELDLGAMRKAARYLEGTHDFTSFKTGSDERDPVRTIYRIRILSLGKDMILIRVEGRSFLRRMVRNIVAALVKVGLKQWEPEKLKEVLEARDRSAAAGTAPAHGLYFYKVLF from the coding sequence TTGAGAAGGGTAGCGGCAATCGTCGAGTACGACGGGAGCAATTTCTTCGGTTATCAGGGACAACCAGACGTGCGAACCGTTCAGGGAGTTATAGAGGACGCTCTGGAAAGGATTTTCAAGCAAAGGATTTACACTCAGGCAGCGGGGAGAACGGATGCGGGTGTCCACGCAAACGGACAACTGATAGCTTTCAACTGCCCGAACGACAGGATGACCACGGAGGACATCAAAAATGCCATGAACGCAAACTTGCCGGATGATGTGTACGTGAAGAAAGTGTTCGAGGTACCAGAGAATTTCCATCCAAGGTTCGACGTAAAAAAAAGGATCTATCACTATTTCATACACACCTCCAGAGAGAAGAACGTCTTCCTCAGGAAGTATGTATGGTGGTTCCCATACGAACTGGATCTTGGGGCGATGAGAAAAGCTGCAAGATATCTGGAAGGGACGCATGACTTCACATCCTTCAAAACGGGAAGCGACGAGAGAGATCCGGTGAGAACGATCTACAGGATCAGGATATTGAGCCTTGGAAAAGACATGATCCTCATCAGGGTTGAGGGGAGATCCTTCCTCAGAAGAATGGTGAGAAACATCGTTGCAGCTTTGGTGAAGGTCGGGTTGAAACAGTGGGAACCGGAAAAGTTGAAGGAGGTGCTTGAGGCACGGGACAGAAGCGCGGCGGCTGGTACCGCACCTGCACATGGATTGTATTTCTACAAAGTGCTCTTTTGA